The Streptomyces sp. RKAG293 genome includes a region encoding these proteins:
- the valS gene encoding valine--tRNA ligase, with the protein MTFTHRPSGVPERPVLDGLEEKWSQRWDTSGVYVFDRSRTREQVFSIDTPPPTVSGSLHVGHVFSYTHTDAIARYQRMCGKEVFYPMGWDDNGLPTERRVQNYFGVRCDPALPYDADFTPPENPGKQQLPISRRNFIELCERLTVEDEKAFEDLWRRLGLSVDWTRTYQTINDEARATSQLAFLNCLARGEAYMAEAPTLWDVTFRTAVAQAELEDRERPAAYHRLAFHGAGGRRVMIDTTRPELLPACVALVAHPDDARYQDLFGTTVRTPLFDVAVPVLAHQLADPEKGSGIAMVCTFGDTTDVTWWRELRLDTRPVIGWDGRFTADPPPGLDSGQARAAYGRLAGATAHTARERVVEMLRAGGEMEGDPRPVTHTVKFFEKGDKPLEIVTTRQWYLRNGGRDVPLREELLRRGAELHWHPEHMRVRYENWVSGLNGDWLVSRQRFFGVPIPVWYPLDQEGNPEYDRPIAPDPAALPVDPSAEAPAGYTEQQRGTPGGFTGDPDIMDTWATSSLTPQIAGRWLKDPDLFARVFPMDLRPQAHEIIRTWLFSTVVRSHAEHGVLPWKHATISGWILDPDRKKMSKSKGNVVTPADLLVQHGSDAVRYWAASGRPGTDTAFDTGQMKIGRRLAVKILNASKFVRGFGEVPDGTPVTEPLDRAMLAELAVAVGEVTAAFEDFNYARGLERTEHFFWRFCDDYVELVKDRAYGAEGSANGSWDTAATHSARAALATALDTLLRLFAPVLPFVTEEVWSWHAEGSVHRADWPAAAEIRAMAADGDGELLATAAEVIAAVRKAKSEAKVSMRAEVTQAVVSGPRKVLDRYALVDADVRAAGRIGAVEQREDAGPLAVRVSL; encoded by the coding sequence ATGACGTTCACCCACCGCCCGAGCGGCGTTCCCGAGAGGCCCGTCCTCGACGGGCTGGAAGAGAAGTGGTCTCAACGGTGGGACACGTCAGGCGTATACGTATTTGACCGCTCCAGGACGCGCGAGCAGGTGTTCTCCATCGACACCCCGCCGCCCACCGTCAGCGGTTCGCTGCACGTCGGCCATGTCTTCTCGTACACGCACACCGACGCGATCGCGCGGTACCAGCGCATGTGCGGCAAGGAGGTCTTCTATCCGATGGGGTGGGACGACAACGGCCTGCCGACCGAGCGGCGCGTGCAGAACTACTTCGGTGTCCGGTGCGATCCGGCACTCCCGTACGACGCGGACTTCACCCCGCCGGAGAACCCCGGGAAGCAGCAGCTCCCGATCTCCCGGCGCAACTTCATCGAGCTGTGCGAGCGGCTGACCGTCGAGGACGAGAAGGCGTTCGAGGACCTGTGGCGCCGGCTCGGCCTGTCGGTGGACTGGACGCGGACGTACCAGACCATCAACGACGAGGCCCGTGCCACCTCGCAGCTCGCCTTCCTCAACTGCCTCGCCCGTGGCGAGGCGTACATGGCCGAGGCACCGACGCTGTGGGACGTCACCTTCCGCACCGCCGTCGCCCAGGCCGAACTGGAGGACCGCGAGCGGCCGGCCGCGTACCACCGGCTGGCGTTCCACGGCGCCGGCGGCCGCCGCGTCATGATCGACACCACCCGTCCCGAACTGCTGCCCGCCTGTGTGGCGCTCGTCGCCCACCCCGACGACGCCCGCTACCAGGACCTGTTCGGCACGACGGTCCGCACCCCGCTCTTCGATGTCGCCGTGCCCGTGCTGGCGCACCAGCTGGCCGACCCGGAGAAGGGCTCGGGCATCGCCATGGTGTGCACCTTCGGCGACACCACGGACGTCACCTGGTGGCGCGAACTGCGGCTCGACACCCGCCCGGTGATCGGCTGGGACGGCCGCTTCACCGCGGATCCGCCCCCGGGCCTCGACTCCGGACAGGCGCGCGCCGCCTACGGCCGGCTGGCCGGAGCCACCGCGCACACCGCCCGCGAGCGCGTCGTGGAGATGCTGCGGGCCGGCGGCGAGATGGAGGGCGACCCGCGGCCGGTCACCCACACGGTGAAGTTCTTCGAGAAGGGCGACAAGCCGCTGGAGATCGTCACCACCCGCCAGTGGTACCTGCGCAACGGCGGACGCGACGTCCCGCTGCGTGAGGAACTGCTCCGGCGCGGCGCCGAACTGCACTGGCACCCCGAACACATGCGGGTGCGCTACGAGAACTGGGTGAGCGGACTCAACGGTGACTGGCTCGTCAGCCGCCAGCGGTTCTTCGGCGTCCCGATCCCGGTCTGGTATCCGCTGGACCAGGAGGGCAACCCGGAGTACGACCGGCCGATCGCCCCGGACCCGGCGGCGCTGCCGGTCGACCCCAGCGCGGAGGCGCCCGCCGGATACACCGAGCAACAGCGCGGCACGCCCGGCGGGTTCACCGGAGACCCCGACATCATGGACACCTGGGCCACCTCGTCGCTCACCCCGCAGATCGCCGGCCGGTGGCTGAAGGACCCGGATCTGTTCGCCCGGGTCTTCCCCATGGACCTCCGACCGCAGGCCCACGAGATCATCCGTACCTGGCTGTTCTCCACCGTCGTCCGCTCGCACGCCGAGCACGGCGTACTGCCCTGGAAGCACGCCACGATCTCCGGGTGGATCCTCGACCCGGACCGCAAGAAGATGTCGAAGTCCAAGGGCAACGTGGTCACCCCCGCCGACCTCCTCGTCCAGCACGGGTCGGACGCCGTCCGCTACTGGGCGGCCAGCGGCCGTCCCGGCACCGACACGGCCTTCGACACCGGCCAGATGAAGATCGGCCGCCGGCTCGCGGTGAAGATCCTCAACGCCAGCAAGTTCGTCCGCGGCTTCGGCGAGGTGCCCGACGGGACCCCCGTCACCGAACCCCTGGACCGCGCGATGCTCGCCGAACTCGCGGTGGCCGTCGGGGAGGTCACCGCCGCGTTCGAGGACTTCAACTACGCACGCGGCCTGGAGCGTACCGAACACTTCTTCTGGCGCTTCTGCGACGACTACGTCGAACTGGTCAAGGACCGCGCCTACGGCGCCGAGGGCAGTGCCAACGGATCATGGGACACCGCCGCGACGCACTCGGCCCGCGCCGCCCTGGCCACCGCCCTCGACACGCTGCTGCGGCTCTTCGCCCCGGTGCTGCCGTTCGTCACGGAGGAGGTGTGGTCCTGGCACGCCGAGGGCTCGGTCCACCGCGCGGACTGGCCCGCCGCGGCGGAGATCCGCGCCATGGCCGCCGACGGGGACGGTGAGCTGCTGGCGACCGCGGCCGAGGTCATCGCGGCGGTCCGCAAGGCCAAGTCGGAGGCGAAGGTGTCCATGCGCGCCGAGGTGACACAGGCCGTCGTCTCCGGTCCGCGCAAGGTGCTCGACCGCTACGCCCTCGTCGACGCCGATGTGCGCGCGGCCGGCCGGATCGGCGCCGTGGAACAGCGGGAGGACGCCGGACCCCTGGCGGTGCGCGTCAGTCTGTGA
- a CDS encoding STAS domain-containing protein encodes MDEDTPPATLGHASLRLEAVPPRRRLVHTYEWGEFTVVELRGEIDLSTIEEVGAGVSAVTESPGALVVVDLRPAQFFDCAALTLLVRTHRLLLEHDGWMGLVCTHPWHLRILRLAGLTMNLRPVATVEAACARAPRGRPE; translated from the coding sequence ATGGATGAGGACACCCCGCCCGCCACCCTGGGCCACGCCTCCCTCCGCTTGGAAGCCGTGCCGCCGCGGCGCCGGCTCGTTCACACCTACGAGTGGGGCGAGTTCACCGTGGTGGAGTTACGCGGGGAGATCGACCTGTCCACGATCGAAGAGGTGGGCGCCGGGGTGTCCGCCGTGACGGAGTCGCCGGGTGCCCTGGTGGTCGTGGACCTGCGGCCCGCCCAGTTCTTCGACTGCGCAGCCCTGACGCTGCTGGTCCGCACCCACCGCCTGCTGCTGGAGCACGACGGCTGGATGGGACTGGTCTGCACCCACCCCTGGCATCTGCGGATCCTGCGGCTGGCCGGCCTCACGATGAACCTGCGCCCCGTCGCGACGGTGGAGGCCGCCTGCGCCCGCGCACCCCGCGGGCGCCCGGAGTGA
- a CDS encoding protein kinase, which yields MEQLGPGDPRQVAQYRISARLGAGGMGQVYLARSPGGRSVAVKVVRADLAQDPQFRVRFAREVEAARRVSGVFTAPVIDADPDADPPWLATGYVPGPSLTSAVTEFGPLPEDSVRLLVAGLAEALVAIHRAGLVHRDLKPSNVLLALDGPKVIDFGIAKALESVGLTMTGSAIGSPGFMAPEQVTGGEVTFATDIFALGAVLVFAATGRSPFGTGPTPALLYRVVNDEVEVDDLPDGLRRLARSCLAKNPWERPSAAQILDGLDSPELAPTEAFTSGGRWLPAPLTRAILRQSGMLDEDRTVLDPPPAPTATLTAPAPAPAPSGYGYPGPAEGSGPAEGAGPPAGFGPPPFVPASGGTAYSGPGSHGAYSTVPAPQAPQSPQSPQHPGAPRPPKRRRAILAVAVTVLLIGGGVAIALNQLGTKDDTGGDGKASGAPSTAAPTPAGPATALPCGGINDPFTSNVSAAGWHPINKLEDTVALPGGRLDITAADGADLRADIPSVGAKAPMFYREVNGNFTAETEVSASPHYTYQGAGLFLSAVNYGYIRLERGYGDTGGITFEYFRDDEKYVSVDYAFTTAAAKGRTLVRTDATSVQLRLRRTGDTVTASWRASGAAAWQQLGQAPTPGASGGKGTPALRIGLSVVNRAQPPQGDPQKQRFTASFDYANITCG from the coding sequence GTGGAACAACTGGGGCCCGGGGATCCGCGGCAGGTCGCGCAGTACCGGATCAGTGCACGGCTCGGCGCGGGCGGCATGGGTCAGGTCTATCTGGCGCGCTCACCGGGCGGCCGGTCCGTCGCGGTGAAGGTGGTCCGGGCCGATCTCGCCCAGGACCCGCAGTTCCGCGTCAGGTTCGCTCGTGAGGTCGAGGCGGCGAGACGGGTCAGCGGTGTCTTCACGGCACCGGTCATCGACGCCGATCCGGACGCGGACCCGCCGTGGCTGGCCACCGGCTACGTTCCCGGACCGTCCCTCACCAGCGCCGTGACGGAGTTCGGCCCGCTGCCAGAGGACTCCGTGCGCCTGCTCGTCGCCGGGCTCGCCGAGGCGCTGGTCGCCATCCACCGCGCGGGGCTGGTCCACCGGGACCTCAAGCCGTCGAATGTGCTGCTCGCCCTGGACGGTCCCAAGGTCATCGACTTCGGCATCGCCAAGGCGCTGGAGTCCGTCGGGCTGACGATGACCGGATCGGCGATCGGCTCACCGGGGTTCATGGCGCCCGAACAGGTCACCGGTGGCGAGGTCACCTTCGCCACCGACATCTTCGCGCTGGGCGCGGTGCTGGTCTTCGCCGCGACCGGCCGGTCCCCCTTCGGCACCGGCCCCACCCCCGCGCTGCTGTACCGGGTGGTCAACGACGAGGTCGAGGTGGACGACCTGCCGGACGGACTGCGCCGGCTGGCTCGGAGCTGTCTGGCCAAGAACCCGTGGGAACGGCCCAGCGCGGCGCAGATCCTGGACGGGCTGGACTCCCCCGAGCTGGCGCCCACCGAGGCGTTCACCTCGGGCGGGCGCTGGCTGCCCGCGCCGCTGACCCGGGCGATCCTGCGGCAGTCGGGGATGCTCGACGAGGACCGGACCGTACTGGACCCGCCGCCGGCCCCCACGGCCACGCTCACCGCACCGGCCCCGGCACCCGCGCCGTCCGGCTACGGCTATCCCGGTCCTGCGGAGGGATCGGGTCCCGCGGAGGGAGCCGGCCCGCCCGCGGGGTTCGGCCCGCCGCCGTTCGTCCCGGCCTCCGGCGGGACCGCGTACAGCGGCCCCGGCAGCCACGGCGCGTACTCCACGGTCCCGGCCCCACAGGCCCCGCAATCCCCGCAATCCCCGCAGCATCCCGGAGCCCCGCGCCCGCCGAAGCGCCGCCGCGCGATCCTCGCGGTGGCCGTCACGGTGCTGCTGATCGGCGGAGGTGTGGCGATCGCGCTGAACCAGCTGGGCACCAAGGACGACACGGGTGGGGACGGCAAGGCCTCGGGCGCGCCGAGCACGGCCGCGCCCACCCCGGCCGGGCCGGCCACCGCGCTGCCCTGCGGCGGGATCAACGACCCCTTCACCTCTAACGTGAGCGCCGCCGGCTGGCATCCGATCAACAAGCTGGAGGACACCGTCGCGCTCCCCGGAGGCCGGCTCGACATCACCGCCGCCGACGGCGCCGATCTGCGCGCCGACATCCCCTCGGTCGGCGCCAAGGCGCCCATGTTCTACCGGGAGGTGAACGGGAACTTCACCGCCGAGACCGAAGTGAGCGCGTCCCCGCACTACACCTACCAGGGAGCCGGGCTGTTCCTCAGCGCGGTGAACTACGGGTACATCCGGCTGGAGCGCGGCTACGGCGACACCGGCGGCATCACCTTCGAGTACTTCAGGGACGACGAAAAGTACGTCTCCGTCGACTACGCCTTCACCACCGCGGCGGCCAAGGGCAGGACGCTCGTCAGGACGGACGCCACCAGCGTCCAACTGCGGCTGCGGCGCACCGGCGACACGGTGACCGCGTCCTGGCGGGCGAGCGGTGCTGCGGCCTGGCAACAGCTGGGGCAGGCACCGACTCCGGGCGCGTCGGGCGGCAAGGGGACACCGGCACTCCGGATCGGCCTCTCCGTCGTCAACCGCGCCCAGCCGCCCCAGGGCGATCCGCAGAAGCAGCGCTTCACGGCGTCCTTCGACTACGCCAACATCACCTGCGGCTGA
- a CDS encoding sugar O-acetyltransferase encodes MGENKERMLAGDWYLPVDPGLGADSERRAELCAAYNSVDPGGRPDPAGRRRILEQLLGAVGEGVVIRAPFQCDYGRQITVGARTFVNFGAVFLDAAPITIGADVQIGPNVQLLTPAHELDTERRRAGWEKAVPITIGDNVWLGGGVIVCPGVTIGENTVVGAGAVVTKDLPAGVLAVGNPARVIRSLDT; translated from the coding sequence GTGGGCGAGAACAAGGAACGCATGCTGGCCGGCGACTGGTACCTCCCGGTCGACCCCGGCCTGGGCGCGGATTCGGAGCGGCGTGCCGAGCTGTGCGCGGCCTACAACTCGGTCGACCCGGGTGGGCGGCCCGACCCGGCCGGGCGCCGCAGGATCCTGGAGCAGCTGCTCGGCGCGGTGGGCGAAGGGGTGGTGATCCGTGCCCCGTTCCAGTGCGACTACGGCCGTCAGATCACCGTCGGCGCCCGGACGTTCGTGAACTTCGGTGCGGTCTTCCTCGACGCGGCGCCCATCACCATCGGAGCCGATGTGCAGATCGGCCCGAACGTCCAGCTGCTGACGCCGGCCCATGAGCTGGACACCGAGCGGCGGCGGGCCGGCTGGGAGAAGGCGGTACCGATCACGATCGGCGACAACGTCTGGCTCGGCGGCGGGGTGATCGTCTGCCCCGGAGTGACCATCGGCGAGAACACCGTGGTCGGCGCCGGTGCGGTGGTCACCAAGGACCTGCCGGCCGGCGTCCTCGCGGTCGGCAATCCGGCCCGGGTCATCCGCTCCCTGGACACCTGA
- a CDS encoding aldo/keto reductase produces the protein MRYRTIGKDPATRREVSVLSLGAMLFGTITDEATSFAILDRFVEAGGTFIDTSNNYAYWVNGTQGGESEELLGRWRRSRGAGDELTIATKLGGRPLAPSATMALDIDGLSAKTIRESAERSRERLGMEKLDLLYAHTQITSVPTREIVESFAELVAEGTVGLLGASNHYAWRVEQARGLAAAAGLPGYEVLQYHHSYLRQRTDFPSRRSPDGQEGVLSGDHLSYLRSDPELALVAYSPLLGGAYVREDKPLGSEFDHSGTPVRLAALRQVAEETGATANQVVLSWLIGSDIPSIPLVGASSVAQLDESLAAVDLELTAEQRERLDAAR, from the coding sequence ATGCGGTACCGCACGATCGGCAAGGACCCGGCGACCCGCCGCGAGGTGAGCGTGCTGAGTCTCGGCGCCATGCTGTTCGGCACGATCACCGACGAGGCGACGTCGTTCGCGATCCTCGACCGGTTCGTCGAAGCCGGCGGCACCTTCATCGACACGTCCAACAACTACGCGTACTGGGTCAACGGCACCCAGGGCGGCGAGAGCGAGGAACTGCTCGGCCGCTGGCGCCGCAGCCGCGGCGCCGGCGACGAGCTGACCATCGCCACCAAGCTCGGGGGACGGCCGCTCGCCCCCAGCGCCACCATGGCCCTCGACATCGACGGCCTGTCGGCCAAGACGATCCGGGAGTCCGCGGAGCGCAGCCGGGAGCGGCTCGGTATGGAGAAGCTGGACCTGCTGTACGCGCACACCCAGATCACGAGCGTGCCGACGCGGGAGATCGTCGAGAGCTTCGCCGAACTGGTCGCCGAGGGCACGGTCGGCCTGCTCGGGGCGAGCAACCACTATGCGTGGCGGGTGGAGCAGGCCCGCGGTCTGGCCGCGGCGGCCGGCCTGCCGGGGTACGAGGTCCTGCAGTACCACCACAGCTATCTGCGGCAGCGCACCGACTTCCCGAGCCGGCGCTCCCCGGACGGCCAGGAGGGCGTGCTCAGCGGCGACCACCTCAGCTATCTGCGCTCCGACCCCGAGCTCGCGCTCGTCGCCTACTCGCCGCTGCTGGGCGGCGCCTACGTCCGTGAGGACAAGCCGCTGGGTTCCGAGTTCGACCACTCGGGCACGCCGGTCCGGCTCGCCGCACTGCGGCAGGTGGCCGAGGAGACCGGGGCGACCGCCAACCAGGTGGTGCTGTCCTGGCTGATCGGGTCCGACATCCCGTCGATCCCGCTGGTCGGCGCCTCCTCGGTGGCACAGCTGGACGAGAGCCTGGCCGCGGTCGACCTGGAGCTGACGGCGGAGCAGCGCGAGCGGCTGGACGCGGCGCGGTAG
- a CDS encoding GNAT family N-acetyltransferase gives MTEIRTPRLLLRRWHDDDLAPMAEINADPQVMRWIRDGSVRDLENTAESIERWEEEWDDEGFGIFAVELLASGELAGFTGLSVPEFLPEVLPAVEIGWRLGRQFWGQGYASEAAHATLEFALQDRGLDRVISIHQVGNDASENVMRKLGMVLERETVDPVYGRRLRVHSIDLTEFHA, from the coding sequence ATGACCGAAATCCGTACCCCCCGCCTCCTCCTCCGTCGCTGGCATGACGACGACCTCGCGCCCATGGCGGAGATCAACGCCGACCCGCAGGTGATGCGCTGGATCCGGGACGGCTCGGTCCGGGACTTGGAGAACACCGCGGAGTCCATCGAGCGCTGGGAGGAGGAGTGGGACGACGAGGGCTTCGGGATCTTCGCCGTCGAGCTGCTCGCTTCCGGTGAACTGGCCGGGTTCACGGGGCTGTCCGTGCCCGAGTTCCTGCCGGAGGTGCTGCCGGCCGTGGAGATCGGCTGGCGGCTCGGGCGGCAGTTCTGGGGCCAGGGGTACGCGTCCGAGGCCGCCCACGCGACGTTGGAGTTCGCCCTCCAGGACCGCGGTCTGGACCGCGTCATCAGCATTCACCAGGTGGGCAACGACGCCTCCGAGAACGTCATGCGGAAACTCGGCATGGTCCTGGAGCGCGAAACCGTGGACCCGGTGTACGGCAGACGGCTCCGCGTGCACAGCATCGACCTCACCGAGTTCCACGCCTGA
- a CDS encoding HD domain-containing protein yields the protein MTIQGQEAGAAAGVSVPDTKLAAEATELVRDTVGDLIYHHSRRVYWFGSLQGANRGLRFDPELLYIAAMFHDLGLGEPFRSSGRRFEVDGADEARRFLLGHGLPEDGIRRVWTAIALHTTPGIPAFMEPEVALLTAGVEYDVLGIGYQDISDGDRAEITALHPRPDFKRRILAAFTEGIAPKPETTFGNVKADVLQHFVPGFTRGDFVETIQNSPWPE from the coding sequence ATGACGATCCAGGGGCAGGAAGCCGGTGCCGCCGCCGGAGTGTCCGTGCCGGACACCAAGCTCGCCGCCGAGGCCACCGAGCTGGTGCGCGACACGGTCGGCGACTTGATCTACCACCACTCCCGCCGCGTCTACTGGTTCGGCAGTCTGCAGGGCGCCAACCGCGGTCTGCGGTTCGACCCGGAACTGCTCTACATCGCCGCGATGTTCCACGACCTCGGCCTCGGCGAACCCTTCCGTAGCAGCGGCCGCCGCTTCGAGGTGGACGGCGCCGACGAGGCTCGCCGGTTCCTGCTGGGCCACGGTCTGCCCGAGGACGGCATCCGGCGGGTGTGGACGGCCATCGCCCTGCACACCACCCCCGGCATCCCGGCCTTCATGGAGCCGGAGGTCGCGCTGCTCACCGCCGGGGTGGAGTACGACGTCCTGGGCATCGGCTACCAGGACATCAGCGACGGCGACCGTGCCGAGATCACCGCGCTGCACCCCCGCCCGGACTTCAAGCGGCGCATCCTGGCGGCGTTCACCGAGGGGATCGCCCCGAAGCCGGAGACGACGTTCGGGAACGTGAAGGCCGATGTCCTCCAGCACTTCGTCCCGGGTTTCACCCGTGGTGACTTCGTGGAGACCATCCAGAACTCACCCTGGCCCGAGTAG
- a CDS encoding GlxA family transcriptional regulator, with protein sequence MQRQVIVFAFDGVRLMDVAAPLEVFATASRDTGAYAVRVCTPGGRDVITSTGLRIVADLSAEQAEREQWPEVTLIVPGPADLETLRKEPALVDQVARLAAGAQRVAAVCTGAFALAAAGLLRGRRATTHWEHAAELARRHPDVQVTPDAIYVQDGKVLTSAGVTAGIDVCLAMVEQDHGPEAARRVARDLVVFLQRPGGQSQFSAASRTTVTAHPVVRPLLDAIAADPASDHSPQALAGQAGVSARHLSRLFREETGSTPAAYVETMRLEAARMLLERGESVTSAARRSGLGSDETLRRTFARHLGTTPSAYAARFRSTRPVVPRGPTAIVDLT encoded by the coding sequence GTGCAGCGTCAAGTGATCGTCTTCGCTTTCGACGGGGTGCGGCTGATGGATGTCGCCGCCCCGCTGGAGGTCTTCGCCACCGCCTCGCGGGACACGGGCGCGTACGCCGTGCGGGTGTGCACCCCAGGCGGCCGGGACGTCATCACCTCGACCGGCCTGCGGATCGTCGCCGACCTGTCCGCCGAGCAGGCCGAGCGCGAGCAGTGGCCGGAGGTCACGCTCATCGTCCCCGGCCCCGCCGACCTCGAGACGCTCCGGAAGGAGCCCGCCCTGGTCGACCAGGTGGCCCGGCTGGCGGCGGGGGCGCAGCGGGTGGCGGCGGTCTGCACCGGGGCCTTCGCCCTCGCGGCGGCCGGTCTGCTGCGGGGGCGCAGGGCGACGACGCACTGGGAACATGCGGCGGAACTCGCCCGCCGCCACCCTGACGTCCAGGTCACGCCCGACGCCATCTACGTCCAGGACGGAAAGGTCCTCACCTCGGCCGGGGTGACGGCCGGCATCGACGTCTGCCTCGCGATGGTCGAACAGGACCACGGCCCGGAAGCGGCCCGCCGGGTCGCCCGTGACCTGGTGGTGTTTCTGCAACGGCCGGGAGGGCAGTCCCAGTTCTCCGCCGCCTCCCGCACCACCGTGACGGCGCACCCGGTCGTGCGTCCGCTGCTGGACGCCATCGCGGCCGACCCGGCGTCCGACCACAGCCCGCAGGCGCTGGCCGGCCAGGCCGGTGTGAGCGCCCGTCATCTGTCGCGGCTGTTCCGGGAGGAGACCGGCAGCACCCCGGCCGCCTATGTGGAGACGATGCGGCTGGAAGCCGCCCGGATGCTGCTGGAACGCGGCGAGAGCGTGACGTCCGCGGCCCGGCGCAGCGGACTGGGCAGCGACGAGACCCTCCGCAGGACCTTCGCCCGTCACCTGGGAACCACTCCCTCCGCCTACGCCGCGCGTTTCCGCAGTACGCGCCCGGTGGTTCCGCGGGGTCCGACTGCGATCGTCGATCTCACGTAG